One Halarcobacter ebronensis genomic window carries:
- a CDS encoding adenosine deaminase, whose product MIELIKSLPKAELHLHIEGTLEPKLMLELAQRNSVEIPYTNIEDIQKAYEFTNLQSFLDIYYAGASVLLKEEDFYSLTWEYILKCVDNNIIHTEIFFDPQTHTKRGVSFYTALTGIKEALNDAKKEFGITSNIIVCFLRHLDQEECFKTLDEAIEYKRDIIGVGLDSSELGNPPSKFKELFNKARKEGFKIVAHAGEEADVSYIQEALDILKVQRVDHGVQAMHSKALMQRLKEEQIPLTVCPNSNIELKVFENYKKHNIKELLDFGLNVTVNSDDPAYFKGYLNQNYINIYENLKLSKEDIVKLVKNSFNSAFIDKALKKEYLYRVDEVLKSFE is encoded by the coding sequence ATGATTGAATTAATTAAAAGTTTACCAAAAGCAGAGTTACACCTGCATATTGAAGGTACTTTAGAACCAAAATTGATGTTGGAACTTGCCCAACGAAATAGTGTGGAAATTCCATATACAAATATTGAAGATATACAAAAAGCTTATGAGTTTACAAATCTTCAAAGTTTTTTAGATATTTATTATGCAGGAGCTAGTGTACTTCTAAAAGAGGAGGATTTCTATTCTCTAACTTGGGAGTATATTTTAAAGTGTGTAGATAACAATATAATCCATACTGAAATCTTCTTTGACCCTCAAACTCATACCAAAAGAGGAGTCTCATTTTATACAGCTTTAACAGGAATAAAAGAGGCTTTAAATGATGCAAAAAAAGAGTTTGGTATCACTTCAAATATAATTGTATGTTTCTTAAGACACCTTGACCAAGAGGAGTGTTTTAAGACTTTAGATGAAGCTATTGAATATAAGCGCGATATTATAGGTGTTGGACTTGACTCTTCAGAGCTTGGAAATCCACCATCAAAATTTAAAGAGCTTTTTAACAAAGCAAGAAAAGAGGGTTTCAAAATAGTTGCCCATGCAGGAGAAGAGGCAGATGTCTCATATATTCAAGAGGCTCTTGATATTTTAAAAGTTCAAAGAGTGGATCATGGAGTACAAGCAATGCACTCTAAAGCTTTGATGCAAAGATTAAAAGAGGAACAAATTCCTCTAACTGTTTGCCCAAACTCAAATATTGAGTTAAAAGTTTTTGAAAACTATAAAAAACACAATATAAAAGAGCTTTTGGATTTTGGTCTAAATGTTACAGTAAACTCTGATGATCCTGCTTATTTCAAAGGTTATTTAAATCAAAACTATATAAATATCTATGAAAATTTAAAACTCTCAAAAGAAGATATTGTAAAACTTGTAAAAAATTCATTTAATTCAGCCTTTATTGATAAAGCTCTAAAAAAAGAGTATTTATATAGAGTTGATGAAGTTCTAAAATCATTTGAATAA
- a CDS encoding GNAT family N-acetyltransferase yields MIKIREASIDDAKALIPLLDSLGYENTEKFIKKRISQLLSNSNDALVVACDNEKIVGFISFCFMVQLGLENDFCRITYFCVLEEYRSKKVGAMLESYVEDEAKKRNCNRIEVHCNERRKEAHRFYYRQNYIESPKYLMKML; encoded by the coding sequence ATGATTAAAATTAGAGAAGCCTCAATAGATGATGCAAAGGCTCTTATTCCTTTACTTGACTCTTTAGGTTATGAAAATACAGAAAAGTTTATAAAAAAGAGAATTTCACAACTACTTTCAAATAGTAATGATGCTTTAGTAGTTGCTTGTGATAATGAAAAGATTGTGGGTTTTATCTCTTTTTGTTTTATGGTTCAACTAGGATTGGAGAATGATTTTTGTAGAATTACATATTTTTGTGTTTTAGAAGAATATAGAAGTAAAAAAGTTGGCGCAATGCTTGAATCTTATGTTGAAGATGAAGCGAAAAAGAGAAATTGTAATAGAATAGAAGTGCATTGCAATGAAAGAAGAAAAGAGGCTCATAGGTTTTATTATAGACAAAACTATATTGAGTCTCCAAAATATCTGATGAAGATGTTATAA
- a CDS encoding protein tyrosine phosphatase family protein: protein MHDISNYIKIDEFISTSGQPTIKQFEKIKDEGFEVIINLALSSSSNALENEDKIVTNLGLSYIHIPVDFEEPKISDAALFLSIMLCLRGKKILVHCAKNYRVTAFIYLYHKHILNTPFENIDLSVFDEWTPSQQWQDLMKSSYEELSL from the coding sequence ATGCATGATATATCAAACTATATAAAAATAGATGAGTTTATTTCTACTTCTGGGCAACCCACAATAAAACAGTTTGAAAAGATAAAAGATGAAGGCTTTGAAGTGATTATAAATCTAGCTTTATCCTCTTCTTCAAATGCTTTAGAAAACGAAGATAAAATAGTAACTAATCTAGGACTTAGTTATATTCATATTCCAGTAGATTTTGAAGAGCCAAAAATTAGTGATGCTGCTCTTTTCCTCTCAATAATGCTTTGTTTAAGAGGTAAAAAAATATTGGTACATTGTGCAAAAAATTATAGGGTTACAGCTTTTATTTATTTGTACCATAAACATATACTAAATACTCCCTTTGAAAATATTGATTTATCAGTATTTGATGAGTGGACTCCAAGCCAGCAATGGCAGGACTTAATGAAAAGTTCATACGAAGAATTATCCTTATAA
- a CDS encoding YeeE/YedE family protein, with protein sequence MHEFEIYEIINILGFLIGLAFGAIAQKQQFCFSGSIKDFILTKSTMRGSSVIMAMLIAIISTYIVALVYELDLTQSNYYKENINYFAIILGGVLFGIGMMLSDGCSNRHLIKFAQGDINSLIVLVFIAIFGYATAKGLLAELFNPIINNPTLIQWSSYIGNVTMNIYVLSAALLVLLYFLVKKIKRLPTLWDGVLIGLLIAVSWYVTGVIGQESMERVIELNGVTFVYPAAKTMEFFTYYQISELNFPISLVFGVLAGAFIMSRFNRRYSFGCTASKGQHKLKYNIIGGSLMGTGGILAIGCTVGQGLTGMSTLALSSLVAIISIFISGTITALILDKKSKLPMCFIFEWKDNAPDYQI encoded by the coding sequence ATGCATGAATTTGAAATATATGAGATTATAAATATTCTTGGGTTTCTAATAGGTTTGGCTTTTGGTGCTATTGCTCAAAAACAACAATTTTGTTTCAGTGGTTCTATTAAAGATTTTATTTTGACAAAATCTACAATGAGGGGCTCATCTGTTATTATGGCAATGCTTATTGCAATAATTTCAACATATATTGTTGCTTTGGTTTATGAGCTTGATTTAACACAATCAAACTATTATAAAGAGAATATTAATTATTTTGCAATAATTCTTGGGGGAGTTCTATTTGGTATTGGAATGATGCTTTCTGATGGTTGTAGCAATAGACACTTAATTAAATTTGCTCAAGGGGATATAAACTCTCTTATAGTATTGGTTTTTATTGCAATTTTTGGATATGCAACTGCAAAAGGTTTATTGGCAGAACTATTTAATCCAATTATAAATAACCCAACTTTAATACAGTGGTCATCATATATTGGTAATGTAACTATGAACATCTATGTTTTAAGTGCAGCTCTTCTTGTTTTATTATACTTTTTAGTAAAAAAGATAAAAAGATTACCAACCTTATGGGATGGAGTTCTAATTGGACTTCTTATTGCTGTTTCTTGGTATGTAACAGGAGTAATTGGACAAGAGAGTATGGAGAGAGTAATTGAGTTAAATGGTGTAACTTTTGTTTATCCAGCAGCAAAAACAATGGAGTTTTTTACATATTATCAAATTTCAGAGTTGAACTTTCCAATTAGTTTAGTTTTTGGTGTATTAGCCGGAGCTTTTATTATGTCAAGATTTAATAGAAGATATAGTTTTGGATGTACAGCCTCAAAAGGACAACACAAATTAAAATATAACATTATTGGTGGAAGTTTGATGGGTACAGGGGGAATACTTGCTATTGGATGTACAGTTGGACAAGGATTAACTGGTATGTCAACTCTTGCTCTTTCATCTTTAGTTGCAATTATCTCTATTTTTATCTCTGGAACAATTACAGCTCTTATTTTAGACAAGAAAAGTAAACTCCCAATGTGTTTTATTTTTGAGTGGAAAGATAATGCTCCTGATTATCAAATCTAG
- the xseB gene encoding exodeoxyribonuclease VII small subunit, with protein MSKETKKEIENLSFEKKIEKAKELLEKLSDSKITLSDSLEVYKEGIKELEEAQKLLDEAKLIFTKEDKNLAEPF; from the coding sequence ATGAGTAAAGAGACAAAAAAAGAGATAGAAAACCTAAGTTTTGAAAAAAAGATAGAGAAAGCAAAAGAGCTTTTGGAAAAACTATCAGATTCAAAAATAACACTTAGTGATTCCCTTGAAGTTTACAAAGAGGGAATAAAAGAGCTTGAAGAGGCACAAAAACTTTTAGATGAAGCAAAACTTATCTTTACAAAAGAGGATAAAAACTTAGCTGAACCTTTTTAA
- the radC gene encoding RadC family protein, with translation MKTINQLQSIDKPRERLLKYGLSALKNYELIAILLGSGIKGKDIIKLSHEIEKFLDLNFETIDLNSLQNIHGLGSVKAGQLLSAIELSRRYLLKEPHKKISCANDVYEQLKPYKNKTQEYFLTLYLDGANKLIETRVITIGTLNQSLVHPREVFCHAIEKRCASIIVAHNHPSGILEASLEDIEITKRLKHSGKILGIELLDHIIFTKEAFVSLKEEGVL, from the coding sequence ATGAAAACAATCAATCAACTACAATCAATAGACAAACCAAGGGAAAGACTTCTAAAATATGGTCTAAGTGCCCTTAAAAACTATGAGTTAATAGCTATACTTTTAGGAAGTGGGATAAAGGGAAAAGATATTATAAAACTCTCCCATGAGATAGAAAAATTCCTTGACTTAAACTTTGAGACAATAGATTTAAACTCCTTACAAAATATACATGGACTTGGAAGTGTAAAGGCTGGTCAACTATTAAGTGCCATAGAACTAAGCCGAAGATATCTTTTAAAAGAACCACATAAGAAAATATCTTGTGCAAATGATGTGTATGAACAATTAAAACCATATAAAAACAAAACCCAAGAGTATTTTTTAACTCTATATCTTGATGGAGCAAACAAACTTATTGAAACAAGAGTTATAACAATAGGTACTTTAAACCAAAGTCTAGTTCATCCAAGGGAAGTATTTTGCCATGCAATAGAAAAAAGATGTGCCAGCATAATAGTAGCTCACAACCATCCAAGTGGTATCTTAGAAGCAAGCCTTGAAGATATAGAGATAACAAAAAGACTAAAACACTCTGGGAAAATACTTGGTATAGAATTACTTGACCATATCATCTTTACAAAAGAAGCCTTTGTAAGCCTAAAAGAAGAGGGTGTTTTATGA
- a CDS encoding O-acetylhomoserine aminocarboxypropyltransferase/cysteine synthase family protein produces the protein MQPNTLAIHAGYEKDEQLTMSVPLYQTTAFEFKSTEHGANLFALKELGNIYTRLSNPTTDVFERRFAEVEGGAAALATASGMAAIFYAIANCTKVGDNIVATDKLYGGTYNQFVHTLKRFGVEVRFFDTFNVQEAEKLIDENTKAIFFESISNPSIDIPDIETIVNIAKKHNVLSIVDNTVATPYLFRPFEWGIDISVHSTSKYVTGQGLAMGGIIVERKGLNEFLKGNDRYSHFNEPDMSYHGLVYTDLEFPAFCLRARLGLMRDLGSVPAPFNSWLMIQGLETLKVRIKEHCENTMKIAKFLKAHPKVKVVKYPLLEGDNNYANAVKYLKGGASGLLSFDVGSFDIAKSAIDRLKIFSLVTNIGDTKSIVTHSASTTHQQLSDEDLLACGVTPGLIRLSVGIEDVDDLINDLDNALK, from the coding sequence ATGCAACCAAATACTTTAGCAATTCATGCAGGATATGAAAAAGATGAACAACTGACGATGTCTGTACCTTTATATCAAACAACTGCATTTGAATTTAAAAGTACAGAGCATGGAGCTAATCTATTTGCACTAAAAGAGTTAGGAAATATATATACAAGATTATCAAATCCAACAACTGATGTTTTCGAAAGAAGATTTGCAGAAGTTGAAGGGGGAGCTGCAGCACTTGCAACTGCTTCAGGGATGGCAGCAATTTTTTATGCAATAGCAAACTGTACTAAAGTAGGGGATAACATAGTTGCTACTGATAAACTTTATGGGGGAACATACAATCAGTTTGTTCATACCTTAAAAAGATTTGGAGTTGAAGTTAGATTTTTTGATACTTTCAATGTACAAGAGGCTGAAAAATTAATAGATGAAAATACAAAAGCAATTTTCTTTGAATCTATCTCTAATCCATCTATAGATATACCAGATATTGAAACTATAGTAAATATTGCAAAAAAACATAATGTTTTATCAATAGTTGATAATACAGTTGCAACACCATATTTGTTTAGACCTTTTGAGTGGGGAATTGATATCTCTGTTCACTCAACTTCAAAATATGTAACAGGACAAGGTCTTGCAATGGGTGGAATTATTGTTGAGAGAAAAGGTTTAAATGAGTTCTTAAAAGGAAATGATAGATATTCACACTTCAATGAACCTGACATGTCATATCATGGACTTGTTTATACAGATTTAGAGTTTCCTGCTTTTTGTTTAAGAGCAAGATTAGGACTAATGAGAGACTTAGGTTCTGTTCCAGCACCTTTTAACTCTTGGCTAATGATTCAAGGTTTGGAGACTTTAAAAGTAAGAATCAAAGAGCATTGTGAAAATACAATGAAAATTGCAAAATTCTTAAAAGCTCACCCAAAAGTAAAAGTGGTAAAATATCCACTTCTTGAAGGTGATAATAACTATGCAAACGCAGTAAAATATCTAAAAGGTGGAGCAAGTGGACTTCTATCTTTTGATGTTGGTTCTTTTGATATTGCAAAGAGTGCAATAGATAGACTAAAAATATTCTCACTTGTAACAAATATAGGTGATACAAAATCTATTGTAACTCATAGTGCATCAACAACACACCAACAACTAAGCGATGAGGATTTATTAGCTTGTGGGGTGACTCCTGGGCTTATTAGATTATCTGTTGGTATTGAAGATGTTGATGATTTGATAAATGATTTGGATAATGCACTAAAATAG
- the metX gene encoding homoserine O-acetyltransferase MetX, with protein MEIKKDKIKFNEPLYLESGRILEEFEIVYETYGKLNEDKSNVIVICHALAGSHHAAGRYADEAKPGWWDKFIGDGKAVDTTKYFVICSNNLGSNFGSTNALSIDPTTKKEYRLKFPVLTISDIVKAQMKLYKKLGIEKAKAVIGGSMGGMQALCYSIEHPDFAEHVFALATTAYTRPWAISINKLAIESIRHDPAFKDGLYKKDDLLANGLPGLAIGRMAGLIAYLSPNLFNKKFGRDYSRTDGLYELFGRFEVERYLEYNAYNFPKVFDPLSYLYICKTMNIFDAGRNEDTLEHSFSKVKCKLHLISFSDDMLFFPEEMEEIRDIMIKLGKSEQVTYKMVQSQSGHDSFLVEVEKFDKYIVELLESK; from the coding sequence ATGGAAATAAAAAAAGATAAGATAAAATTTAATGAACCACTCTATTTAGAGAGTGGTAGAATTTTAGAAGAGTTTGAAATTGTATATGAGACTTATGGAAAATTAAATGAAGATAAGTCAAATGTAATAGTGATTTGCCATGCCCTAGCAGGTAGCCACCATGCTGCTGGAAGATATGCCGATGAAGCAAAACCAGGCTGGTGGGATAAATTTATTGGTGATGGCAAAGCAGTAGATACTACTAAGTATTTTGTAATTTGTTCAAACAATCTTGGAAGTAACTTTGGTTCAACAAATGCATTAAGCATTGACCCAACAACAAAAAAAGAGTATAGACTTAAGTTTCCTGTTCTTACAATCTCTGATATTGTAAAAGCACAAATGAAACTTTATAAAAAACTTGGAATTGAAAAAGCCAAAGCTGTAATTGGTGGAAGTATGGGTGGAATGCAAGCTCTTTGTTATTCAATAGAACATCCAGATTTTGCAGAACATGTATTTGCTTTAGCAACAACAGCTTATACAAGACCTTGGGCAATATCAATAAATAAACTTGCAATAGAGTCTATTAGACATGATCCTGCTTTTAAAGATGGGTTATATAAAAAAGATGATTTACTTGCAAATGGTTTGCCTGGGCTTGCAATTGGAAGAATGGCAGGACTTATTGCCTATTTAAGCCCAAATCTTTTTAATAAAAAGTTTGGAAGAGATTATTCAAGAACAGATGGGCTTTATGAGCTTTTTGGAAGATTTGAAGTTGAAAGATATTTAGAATACAATGCTTACAACTTCCCAAAAGTTTTTGACCCACTTTCATATTTGTATATCTGCAAAACAATGAATATCTTTGATGCGGGAAGAAATGAAGATACATTAGAACACTCTTTTTCAAAGGTAAAGTGTAAACTTCATTTAATCTCTTTTTCAGATGATATGCTTTTTTTCCCAGAAGAGATGGAAGAGATAAGAGATATAATGATTAAACTAGGCAAAAGTGAACAAGTTACATACAAAATGGTTCAAAGTCAATCTGGACATGATTCCTTTTTGGTTGAGGTTGAAAAATTTGATAAATATATAGTTGAACTATTGGAGAGCAAATGA
- a CDS encoding type I restriction-modification system subunit M: MNHKVQNQTINFIWGIADDVLRNVVKRGKYRDIILPFTVIRRLDVLLESTKDKVLETYEFLEKQEIEDKTTLYQVTKYPFYNHSKFTLSTLLNDPDNIESNLENYLDGFSDNVQEIISKFKLRNQLETMAEGNITYSLIEKFVSKDINLSPNISLNTKGEKLPALTNLGMGYVFEELIRKFNEENNEEAGEHFTPREIISLMTNIVFLPIKDKLKNNQQLSIYDPCCGSGGMLTESEKFAHELNDTLNFSLYGQESEGETYAICTADMLIKDKNPEHIYHGSTLSRDGFPTKKFEFMLSNPPYGKSWKNDYDYIVGDKKEIHDPRFYVGVPRSSDGQLLFLMNMVSKMVDSTELGSKIASVHNGSSLFTGDAGSGESEIRKYIIENDLLEAIIGLPKNMFYNTGINTYIWVLTNRKDKKRKGKVQLIDSTEIYSKMRKSLGSKSYELKKEHIKQITDLYLDFEPTQQSKIFDNEDFGYYKITVERPLRLKVQFTLTAIESLRFDSALTELMKLIYERYQDKVYIGLKDEKKAIEKYFEENEIKVKPAELKKLLDIKLWENQRYLQDIANKLFEVFKEEIFMDYNLFIKDFDKELKKLDIKLSANEKKKILNAISSKDENAKKVIKKVIKKVHKSSVEKEPELYGLFVEGRNFVEYESDSELRDYENIPLKEDIEEYFKSEVLPHVDDAWINKDKTLKGYEISFTKQFYKFTPLRDVEKIEKDIKKAFESSAQLLKELGL; this comes from the coding sequence TTGAATCATAAAGTACAAAATCAAACTATAAATTTTATTTGGGGTATTGCAGATGATGTTTTAAGAAATGTTGTCAAAAGAGGTAAATATAGAGATATTATCTTACCTTTTACGGTTATTAGAAGACTTGATGTCTTACTTGAAAGTACAAAAGATAAGGTTTTAGAAACTTATGAGTTTTTGGAAAAACAAGAAATAGAAGATAAAACTACTCTTTATCAAGTTACAAAATACCCTTTTTATAATCATTCTAAATTTACTTTATCAACACTATTAAATGATCCTGATAATATTGAGTCAAATTTAGAAAACTATCTTGATGGTTTTAGTGACAATGTTCAAGAGATAATCTCAAAATTTAAACTAAGAAATCAACTTGAAACAATGGCAGAAGGGAATATAACATATTCACTCATAGAAAAGTTTGTTTCAAAAGATATAAACCTTAGTCCGAATATCTCTTTAAATACAAAAGGGGAAAAACTTCCAGCTCTTACAAATCTTGGTATGGGATATGTTTTTGAAGAGCTTATAAGAAAGTTCAATGAAGAAAATAACGAAGAAGCGGGAGAACATTTTACCCCAAGAGAGATTATAAGTCTTATGACAAATATAGTTTTCCTTCCTATAAAAGACAAACTTAAAAATAATCAACAACTTAGTATCTATGACCCATGTTGTGGAAGTGGTGGAATGCTTACAGAGTCAGAAAAATTTGCACATGAGTTAAACGATACTTTGAACTTTTCTCTTTATGGACAAGAGAGTGAAGGTGAGACTTACGCTATTTGTACAGCAGATATGCTTATCAAAGATAAAAATCCAGAGCATATTTATCATGGTTCAACTCTATCAAGAGATGGTTTCCCTACCAAAAAATTTGAGTTTATGTTATCAAACCCACCATATGGAAAGAGTTGGAAAAATGACTATGACTATATAGTTGGAGACAAAAAAGAGATACATGACCCAAGATTTTATGTGGGTGTTCCAAGAAGCAGTGATGGACAGCTTCTGTTTCTTATGAATATGGTTTCAAAGATGGTAGACTCAACTGAACTTGGAAGTAAAATAGCCTCAGTTCACAATGGAAGTTCTCTTTTTACAGGAGATGCAGGAAGTGGTGAGAGTGAGATAAGAAAATATATTATTGAAAATGATTTATTAGAAGCTATTATTGGACTTCCTAAAAATATGTTTTACAATACGGGTATTAATACATATATTTGGGTACTTACAAATAGAAAAGATAAAAAAAGAAAAGGAAAAGTTCAACTAATAGACTCTACAGAAATCTACTCAAAGATGAGAAAATCACTTGGAAGTAAATCTTATGAACTAAAAAAAGAGCATATCAAACAAATCACTGATTTATATTTGGATTTTGAACCTACACAACAAAGTAAAATCTTTGATAATGAAGATTTTGGATACTACAAAATCACAGTTGAAAGACCTTTGAGATTAAAAGTGCAGTTTACTCTTACAGCTATTGAAAGTTTACGATTTGACAGTGCTTTGACTGAACTTATGAAGCTAATTTATGAAAGATATCAAGACAAGGTTTATATTGGTTTAAAAGATGAGAAAAAAGCTATCGAGAAATATTTTGAAGAGAATGAAATCAAAGTAAAACCAGCAGAACTAAAAAAACTACTTGATATAAAACTTTGGGAAAATCAAAGATATTTACAAGATATTGCAAATAAGCTTTTTGAAGTATTTAAAGAGGAAATCTTTATGGACTATAATCTTTTTATAAAAGATTTTGATAAAGAGCTTAAAAAGTTAGATATAAAACTAAGTGCAAATGAAAAGAAAAAGATACTAAATGCAATCTCTTCAAAAGATGAAAATGCAAAAAAAGTTATAAAAAAAGTTATAAAAAAAGTACATAAATCAAGTGTAGAAAAAGAGCCAGAACTTTATGGACTATTTGTAGAGGGTAGAAACTTTGTAGAGTATGAGAGTGATAGTGAGCTAAGAGATTATGAAAATATTCCTTTAAAAGAGGATATTGAAGAGTATTTTAAAAGTGAAGTTCTACCCCATGTAGATGATGCTTGGATAAACAAAGATAAAACTCTAAAAGGCTATGAAATAAGCTTTACCAAACAGTTTTATAAGTTTACACCTCTAAGAGATGTAGAAAAGATAGAAAAGGATATAAAAAAAGCCTTTGAAAGTTCAGCACAACTGCTTAAAGAGTTGGGTTTATGA
- a CDS encoding type II toxin-antitoxin system PemK/MazF family toxin, with the protein MKMFNKKIKLYDIEIGSLVWVEFGETKHIFLKQMERELKEECFSLDDCPHGLNLLHEFSYFHMAFVVSNKVNDTIAVVPITEYKENDEKFKELNIVLEVNEFGLPLIKKSSVKLDQLRFVDKSRIIKVERKLVSRTLKSLLKKKIQNIFHM; encoded by the coding sequence ATGAAGATGTTTAATAAAAAAATAAAACTCTATGATATAGAGATAGGTTCCTTGGTTTGGGTAGAGTTTGGAGAGACTAAACATATATTTTTAAAACAAATGGAAAGAGAACTAAAAGAGGAGTGTTTCTCTTTAGATGATTGCCCTCATGGGTTAAATCTTTTGCATGAATTTTCCTATTTTCATATGGCATTTGTAGTTAGTAATAAAGTAAATGACACGATAGCAGTTGTACCTATAACTGAGTATAAAGAAAATGATGAAAAGTTCAAAGAGCTTAATATAGTGTTAGAAGTAAATGAATTTGGTTTGCCACTAATTAAAAAAAGTTCTGTAAAGCTAGACCAATTAAGATTTGTTGATAAATCAAGAATAATAAAAGTTGAAAGAAAATTAGTATCAAGGACACTAAAGAGCTTGTTGAAGAAAAAAATTCAAAATATCTTTCATATGTGA
- a CDS encoding ACP phosphodiesterase has translation MNWIAHIFLSEYNINFQIANYLADPLKGRIWEKANENIKKGMSTHKKIDAYTDSHEKFKKSKNRLGEKGLLKAVVMDLTYDYLLTKNWNKFCNIPQKEFLDTFHYNAKKELKNIPQEASFYLKRLIEHEILHQYNSLEELQIAFNRVDYKLSSRLKSRDNCSRYLNIVEKNIEGIEEDFLLFFPQLCFEIKKSLDKTKIDHWKI, from the coding sequence ATGAATTGGATAGCTCACATTTTCTTATCTGAATACAATATAAACTTTCAAATTGCAAACTACCTAGCAGATCCACTTAAAGGACGAATTTGGGAAAAAGCAAATGAAAATATAAAAAAAGGTATGTCAACCCATAAAAAAATTGATGCCTATACAGATTCCCATGAAAAATTTAAAAAAAGTAAAAACAGATTGGGAGAGAAAGGTCTACTTAAAGCTGTAGTAATGGATTTAACATATGACTATTTACTAACTAAAAATTGGAATAAATTTTGCAATATTCCCCAAAAAGAGTTTTTGGATACTTTTCACTATAACGCAAAAAAAGAGCTAAAAAATATTCCACAGGAGGCAAGTTTTTATCTAAAAAGATTGATTGAGCATGAAATACTGCATCAATACAATAGTTTAGAAGAGTTACAAATTGCTTTTAATAGAGTTGATTATAAACTCTCTTCAAGGCTTAAAAGCAGAGATAACTGCAGTAGGTACCTAAATATAGTAGAAAAAAATATAGAAGGGATAGAAGAGGATTTTTTACTCTTTTTCCCCCAACTTTGTTTTGAAATAAAAAAATCTCTTGATAAGACAAAAATAGATCATTGGAAGATATAA